In a genomic window of Gloeocapsopsis dulcis:
- a CDS encoding HEAT repeat domain-containing protein, with protein sequence MNTSIQLKLEQAQAAFTASNWSLLVQCLQQLIPVGKREQSGINTTPEATQLLNFAIAVLFAGDFQQRWDVAKLIPRLGTIAIAPLVEILEEDDDDELCWFAARTLGEFDHPQAIAALVELIKTTDNEELQAIAATALGQIGSSAVTVLTELLVDENTRLIAVRSLAYIRRSETIAPLLSVVSDPQVNVRATAIEALSSFHDSRIAPVLLHALNDIAAFVRREAVLGLGFRADLCTELDLVAHILPRLYDFNLDVCHAAAIALGRLGTEPAVIGLDQVLQSPHTPESLQIEIVRALGRIESNLALDKLSSFLEQSPSVAVCQEIITVLGQVEQPNNQVKAANILINMLRLQHPATEIGRIRGVIALSLGYLGQLPAIEPLINLLADSERVVKLHAIAALKKLAPEIAHQQLQQIATSDVAPELKQGVAIALAEWSN encoded by the coding sequence TATAAATACTACACCGGAAGCAACGCAACTCCTCAATTTCGCAATTGCCGTGCTGTTCGCAGGAGATTTTCAACAACGTTGGGATGTTGCAAAACTAATTCCGCGTTTAGGCACAATCGCGATCGCTCCTCTTGTAGAAATCTTAGAAGAAGATGACGATGACGAACTGTGTTGGTTTGCTGCGCGGACTTTAGGCGAATTTGACCACCCACAGGCGATCGCTGCTTTAGTGGAACTGATCAAAACCACAGATAATGAAGAACTCCAAGCAATCGCCGCGACAGCACTCGGACAAATTGGGAGTAGTGCAGTTACAGTCCTGACAGAATTATTAGTTGATGAAAATACACGATTAATTGCGGTGCGATCGCTTGCTTACATCCGGCGATCGGAAACAATTGCACCATTACTCAGTGTTGTCAGCGATCCCCAAGTGAATGTTCGTGCTACAGCGATTGAAGCTTTAAGTAGTTTTCACGATTCGCGAATTGCACCAGTATTACTCCACGCTTTAAATGATATTGCTGCTTTTGTAAGACGCGAAGCCGTGTTAGGTTTAGGCTTTCGTGCTGACTTATGCACAGAGTTAGATCTTGTTGCACATATCCTGCCAAGACTGTACGATTTCAATCTTGATGTGTGTCATGCTGCGGCGATCGCATTAGGGCGTTTAGGAACAGAACCTGCAGTGATTGGCTTAGATCAAGTACTCCAATCACCGCATACACCAGAGTCTCTCCAAATCGAAATTGTTCGGGCTTTAGGCAGAATTGAATCAAACCTCGCTCTAGACAAACTCTCCTCTTTTTTAGAGCAGTCGCCATCAGTTGCTGTATGTCAAGAAATTATCACAGTTTTAGGGCAAGTTGAACAACCAAATAATCAAGTGAAAGCTGCCAATATATTAATCAATATGCTGCGCTTGCAACATCCAGCAACTGAAATTGGGCGTATTCGGGGAGTCATTGCTTTATCACTGGGATATCTTGGACAATTACCAGCGATAGAACCTTTAATTAACTTATTAGCTGATTCAGAGCGTGTAGTGAAACTGCATGCGATCGCTGCACTTAAAAAACTCGCGCCAGAAATTGCCCACCAACAACTCCAACAAATTGCAACGAGTGATGTAGCCCCAGAACTTAAACAAGGAGTTGCGATCGCGCTTGCTGAATGGTCGAATTGA